In Ardenticatena maritima, a single genomic region encodes these proteins:
- a CDS encoding LutB/LldF family L-lactate oxidation iron-sulfur protein, giving the protein MVSVDDFRRKAAEAIADARMQGALERATAKFREGRTRALAELPDADALRDHFKRVRAATLARLAEHLETFEQNALAAGAQVHWCETAEDAARLITALAAQHGARLAVKSKSMTTEEIHLNHALEAANVQPVETDLGEWIIQLAHEPPSHIIGPAIHKTREQVAALFSREVGRPLPPDDVGVLTAEARRLLREKFLAAGIGISGVNVAVAETGSVVLVTNEGNGRMVTSVPPVHVAVMGIEKIVPTWRDAAAWLALLARSATGQPMSIYTSVITGPARAEDPDGPREVHIVILDNGRSRALASPFEEALQCIRCGACLNVCPVYREAGGHAYGNPYSGPIGAIVAPLLFGVEAMSGLPQASTLCGACLDVCPARIDIPRMLLEWRAVEVERRLVPWYERVGERLAAWVLAHPRLLRLVRRLAATGQRLFLRDGQIRLPGRWHPAGERDLPALASRPFRDWWRENA; this is encoded by the coding sequence ATGGTCTCGGTAGATGATTTTCGCCGCAAAGCCGCCGAAGCGATTGCTGATGCGCGCATGCAGGGCGCGCTGGAACGCGCCACAGCCAAGTTTCGCGAAGGGCGCACGCGCGCATTGGCGGAACTGCCCGACGCCGACGCCCTGCGCGACCACTTCAAACGTGTGCGTGCGGCAACGCTGGCACGCTTGGCGGAGCATCTGGAAACGTTCGAGCAGAATGCTTTGGCGGCGGGGGCTCAGGTGCATTGGTGCGAGACAGCCGAAGATGCGGCGCGGCTGATAACCGCGCTGGCGGCACAGCATGGCGCGCGCTTAGCCGTCAAAAGCAAGAGCATGACCACCGAAGAAATTCATTTGAACCACGCCCTGGAGGCCGCCAACGTGCAGCCCGTCGAAACCGACTTGGGCGAGTGGATTATCCAGTTGGCGCACGAACCACCTTCACACATTATCGGGCCCGCCATTCACAAAACGCGCGAACAAGTGGCCGCGCTTTTCAGCCGCGAGGTTGGCCGCCCCCTGCCGCCCGACGATGTGGGCGTGTTGACCGCCGAAGCGCGCCGTTTGTTGCGCGAAAAGTTTTTGGCGGCGGGGATTGGCATTTCAGGGGTGAATGTCGCCGTTGCCGAAACGGGGAGCGTCGTGTTGGTGACGAATGAAGGCAACGGGCGCATGGTCACAAGCGTGCCGCCTGTGCATGTGGCGGTGATGGGTATCGAAAAGATTGTGCCCACCTGGCGTGATGCTGCCGCGTGGCTGGCGTTGTTGGCACGGAGCGCCACAGGTCAGCCCATGAGCATCTACACCAGCGTCATCACAGGTCCCGCCCGTGCGGAAGACCCCGACGGGCCGCGCGAAGTGCATATCGTCATCCTGGACAATGGGCGCAGTCGGGCGCTGGCGTCGCCTTTTGAAGAGGCGTTGCAATGCATTCGGTGTGGGGCGTGTTTGAATGTCTGCCCCGTGTACCGTGAGGCTGGCGGGCATGCCTATGGCAATCCGTACAGTGGTCCCATTGGGGCGATTGTGGCGCCTTTGTTGTTTGGCGTGGAGGCTATGAGCGGCTTGCCGCAAGCCAGCACCCTGTGCGGCGCGTGCCTGGATGTCTGCCCCGCGCGCATTGACATTCCGCGTATGTTGCTGGAATGGCGCGCGGTTGAAGTGGAGCGGCGGCTGGTGCCATGGTACGAACGTGTGGGGGAACGGCTGGCGGCGTGGGTACTGGCGCATCCGCGCCTGTTGCGCCTGGTGCGCCGCCTGGCGGCTACGGGGCAACGGCTGTTCCTGCGAGATGGGCAAATCCGTTTGCCGGGGCGCTGGCATCCGGCGGGGGAGCGCGATTTGCCTGCGCTGGCGTCCCGTCCATTTCGCGATTGGTGGCGCGAAAACGCCTGA
- a CDS encoding GGDEF domain-containing response regulator, which yields MAADDTKQRRTKVLILEDNPTHQKLLEWFLAKEPFEIFLAQSTEEAWSYLETESPRILIVDWLLEDESSGLDFVRAIRARNLPYYTYIIMVTAKNSKAELVEALEAGADDFISKPFDSDILLARVHIGQRIVQLEDSLRQNIAEMEQLATYDMLTHLLNRRAATEQITAVLERAKRERTPVGFCMIDIDHFKQVNDTFGHLAGDEALRTVAARLTTSVRPYDIVGRWGGEEFVVMLPDTPAEQVAEIATRLLNAIRNEPIRLNEQTTINLTASIGALAIQTPEQSLDEYIALADNALYEAKSAGRNRVALKHLDR from the coding sequence ATGGCAGCAGACGACACAAAACAACGCCGAACCAAGGTTCTTATTCTTGAAGATAACCCGACACACCAAAAATTGCTTGAGTGGTTTCTGGCGAAAGAACCATTTGAGATTTTTCTCGCACAGTCCACCGAAGAAGCATGGTCTTATCTTGAAACAGAGTCTCCACGCATCTTGATTGTTGATTGGCTCCTGGAAGATGAATCAAGCGGTCTGGATTTTGTGCGAGCGATTCGCGCACGCAATCTCCCTTACTACACCTACATCATCATGGTGACTGCCAAGAATAGCAAAGCGGAACTCGTCGAGGCGTTGGAAGCCGGCGCCGACGATTTCATCAGCAAACCGTTCGACAGCGATATTTTGCTGGCACGTGTCCATATTGGGCAACGCATTGTGCAGTTGGAAGATTCATTGCGGCAAAACATTGCTGAAATGGAGCAGTTGGCCACATACGACATGCTGACGCACCTCTTGAATCGCCGCGCCGCCACCGAGCAGATAACCGCTGTGCTCGAACGGGCGAAACGCGAGCGCACCCCTGTGGGGTTCTGCATGATTGATATTGACCATTTCAAGCAGGTGAATGATACGTTTGGGCACCTCGCCGGGGATGAAGCCCTGCGAACGGTCGCCGCTCGACTGACGACCAGCGTGCGCCCTTACGACATCGTGGGGCGTTGGGGTGGGGAAGAGTTTGTTGTTATGTTGCCTGATACGCCCGCTGAACAAGTTGCTGAAATTGCGACACGCTTGCTCAACGCTATTCGGAATGAACCCATCCGCCTCAATGAGCAGACAACCATCAACCTGACGGCCAGCATTGGCGCGCTTGCTATTCAAACGCCTGAACAGTCGCTGGACGAATACATCGCCTTGGCAGACAACGCCTTATACGAAGCCAAAAGCGCCGGGCGCAACCGTGTGGCCTTGAAACATCTCGACAGGTAG
- a CDS encoding Rab family GTPase — protein sequence MYQLRKKICMLGSFAVGKTSLVRRFVEGNFEPTYRSTLGVHVSRKPVSIGATHLDLIVCDLTGNEHFTGTQEHYLLGVDGGMIVCDLTRPETLEAWRRYTTRLRAVNPYAACVLVANKSDLTKQQAIDEAELHNMAESLGAPFFLTSAKTGENVEEAFMALVHQTLKRTPVLL from the coding sequence ATGTATCAGTTGCGGAAGAAAATTTGCATGCTTGGGTCATTTGCCGTCGGCAAAACCAGCCTGGTGCGCCGCTTCGTAGAAGGAAACTTCGAGCCCACGTATCGGAGCACGCTGGGCGTGCACGTCAGCCGTAAACCTGTTTCCATCGGGGCAACACATCTTGACCTGATTGTGTGCGACCTGACAGGCAATGAGCATTTCACGGGAACACAAGAGCATTACTTGCTTGGCGTTGACGGGGGAATGATTGTGTGCGACCTGACTCGGCCGGAAACCCTGGAAGCGTGGCGGCGATACACAACGCGGCTTCGCGCTGTCAACCCTTATGCGGCTTGCGTGTTGGTCGCCAATAAGTCCGATTTGACCAAACAACAAGCGATTGATGAAGCAGAACTGCATAACATGGCTGAATCCCTTGGCGCCCCCTTCTTTCTCACAAGCGCCAAAACGGGTGAAAATGTTGAGGAAGCCTTCATGGCGTTGGTGCACCAGACACTGAAACGAACGCCTGTGCTGTTGTAA
- the hemA gene encoding glutamyl-tRNA reductase has translation MPLFLLGLDHTTAPVEIRERLAFRETDIPQALQTLVASPAITEAALLSTCNRVEVVLYGDDPRAMEAAALGFLSAWHRLPRTHFVETTRSFIEDAAAEHLFRVAAGLESLVPGEKQILGQVKQAGQLARDAGTLGKMLTRLFDAAVACGRRVRHETEIARHPVSVSHAAVVLVREHLGDLEGRHVLLIGGGKMIEVAAKQLHDLGATHFTIANRTLARACELAQQWGGDARPLDAIPTALVEADVVISATAAPHLVVYAETVAAAMQQRQGRPLLLVDLAVPRDIDPLCADIDDVTLVDVDGLRDVVNRSMQLRLQAREEAAAIVREEVRAFMEWYAVQRVAPTLAALRQKADAIKQAELERALRRLGDVSPHERKVLETLVHNVVNKLLAAPTVQLRQRAVEGDGDLYAQVLSTLFELPQAEGSRASEQTV, from the coding sequence GTGCCACTCTTTTTGCTGGGACTTGATCATACAACCGCACCTGTCGAAATCCGTGAACGGTTGGCGTTTCGCGAAACCGACATTCCGCAGGCGTTGCAAACGCTGGTTGCTTCACCAGCCATTACCGAAGCCGCCTTGTTGAGCACCTGCAACCGCGTCGAAGTGGTGTTGTACGGCGACGACCCGCGCGCGATGGAAGCCGCCGCATTGGGGTTCCTTTCGGCGTGGCATCGGTTGCCGCGCACCCATTTTGTCGAAACAACGCGCTCATTCATCGAAGATGCCGCCGCCGAGCATCTGTTCCGCGTTGCCGCGGGGCTGGAATCGTTGGTGCCCGGCGAAAAGCAAATTTTGGGGCAGGTGAAACAGGCGGGGCAATTGGCGCGTGATGCCGGCACGCTCGGCAAGATGCTGACCCGCCTGTTTGATGCAGCGGTGGCGTGTGGGCGGCGGGTACGCCACGAGACGGAGATTGCCCGCCACCCGGTGAGCGTGAGCCATGCCGCCGTAGTGCTGGTGCGCGAGCACCTGGGCGACCTCGAGGGGCGGCATGTGTTGCTGATTGGGGGCGGCAAGATGATTGAAGTCGCCGCCAAGCAGTTGCATGACCTTGGCGCCACGCACTTCACCATTGCAAACCGCACGCTGGCGCGGGCGTGTGAATTGGCGCAACAATGGGGCGGTGATGCTCGTCCACTCGATGCCATTCCAACAGCGCTGGTCGAAGCCGATGTTGTCATTTCGGCGACCGCTGCGCCGCACCTGGTTGTGTATGCCGAAACCGTCGCCGCCGCGATGCAGCAGCGCCAGGGACGCCCGCTGTTGCTGGTTGATTTGGCTGTGCCGCGCGATATTGACCCCCTTTGCGCCGACATTGACGATGTGACCCTGGTTGATGTGGATGGCCTGCGCGATGTCGTCAACCGCAGTATGCAATTGCGGTTGCAGGCGCGTGAAGAAGCCGCCGCCATTGTTCGTGAAGAGGTGCGTGCGTTCATGGAGTGGTACGCGGTCCAGCGTGTGGCGCCGACGTTGGCGGCGTTGCGCCAAAAAGCGGACGCGATCAAGCAAGCGGAATTGGAACGCGCCTTGCGCCGCCTGGGTGATGTTTCCCCCCATGAGCGCAAGGTGCTGGAAACATTGGTGCATAACGTCGTCAACAAGTTGCTGGCTGCGCCGACGGTGCAGTTGCGGCAACGGGCGGTTGAAGGCGACGGCGACCTCTATGCGCAGGTGTTGTCAACACTTTTTGAATTACCGCAGGCTGAAGGCTCGCGGGCGTCGGAGCAAACCGTATGA
- the hemC gene encoding hydroxymethylbilane synthase: MRRIRVGTRGSLLARTQTAHVVALLQAAHPALEIETVIIQTSGDHSTASLRQIGGQGVFTRELEAALLDGRIDVAVHSLKDLPSTMPDGLCLAAVPPREDVRDVLVSRFEGGLDALPAGARLGTGSLRRQAQLLAVRPDLQVADIRGNVDTRLRKLADGQYDAIVLAAAGLARLGWLDRATAFLPVEVMLPAPAQAALGVQCRADDEEMRTLLAAIDDAPTHVAVRAERAVLQRLGAGCRLPVAAYAVATPDRLTLRTRIVGFEGAPVLEDVRSGAWADAEALGMASAEALLAQGAGALLKNVLSE; encoded by the coding sequence ATGAGACGCATTCGAGTTGGGACACGGGGAAGTTTGTTGGCGCGAACACAAACAGCGCACGTTGTGGCGTTGTTGCAGGCGGCGCACCCAGCGCTCGAAATAGAAACCGTCATCATCCAGACCAGCGGCGACCACTCAACGGCGTCATTGCGCCAGATTGGTGGCCAGGGGGTGTTTACGCGCGAACTGGAAGCCGCCTTGCTGGATGGGCGCATTGACGTAGCCGTACATTCGCTGAAAGACTTGCCTTCAACGATGCCCGACGGCCTCTGCCTGGCGGCGGTTCCCCCACGTGAAGATGTGCGCGATGTCCTCGTCAGTCGCTTTGAAGGCGGGCTGGACGCCTTGCCTGCGGGCGCACGGCTCGGCACGGGGAGTTTGCGGCGTCAGGCGCAACTCCTCGCGGTGCGCCCCGACCTGCAAGTTGCCGATATTCGCGGCAATGTGGATACGCGCCTGCGCAAACTGGCGGATGGTCAGTACGATGCGATTGTGCTGGCGGCTGCGGGGTTGGCGCGCTTGGGGTGGCTCGACCGCGCGACCGCATTTTTGCCGGTAGAGGTGATGCTCCCCGCGCCGGCTCAGGCGGCGTTGGGGGTGCAGTGCCGCGCAGACGACGAAGAGATGCGCACCTTGTTAGCGGCGATTGACGATGCGCCCACACATGTCGCCGTGCGTGCTGAGCGGGCAGTCTTGCAGCGATTGGGGGCGGGGTGTCGTCTGCCTGTGGCGGCGTATGCCGTGGCGACGCCTGACCGCCTGACGTTGCGCACACGTATTGTTGGCTTTGAGGGTGCGCCTGTGTTGGAAGATGTGCGTTCAGGCGCGTGGGCGGATGCTGAAGCGTTGGGAATGGCATCCGCCGAAGCGTTGCTGGCGCAAGGCGCAGGCGCATTGTTGAAAAACGTCCTGTCTGAATAA
- a CDS encoding TIGR04053 family radical SAM/SPASM domain-containing protein, with the protein MRDFNQAPLLIYWEVTRACELACRHCRAEAMPRRHPLELTTEEGYRLLERLRTFSEPPPHLVFTGGDPLQRPDLFDWMSYAVELGFLTAITPSGTYALTPEVVRRFKEVGVWMMSVSLDGSTAERHDAIRQVPGSFDQTVRAIKWAKAEGLPLQINTLVCAETYDDIPAIGELLATLGVERWSIFFLVSTGRGRVLGDITPQQAEDLLMWIHNFSRTAPFAIKTTEAHHYRRVAIQRTRSEGYDQEPRRVRQGFGIRDGAGIMFISHIGEIYPAGFLPIVVGNVRRDDPVQVYREHELFRALRTPDLFKGKCGVCEFRKVCGGSRARAYAATGDPLESDPLCVYVPPAWEAQQAGVMAR; encoded by the coding sequence ATGCGCGATTTCAATCAAGCCCCACTGCTGATTTACTGGGAAGTGACGCGTGCTTGTGAGTTGGCGTGCCGCCATTGCCGCGCGGAAGCAATGCCGCGCCGCCATCCCCTGGAACTGACGACCGAGGAAGGCTATCGCTTGTTGGAACGTCTGCGCACATTCAGCGAACCACCGCCGCACCTCGTTTTCACAGGGGGCGACCCCTTGCAGCGCCCCGACCTGTTCGATTGGATGTCCTACGCGGTCGAACTGGGGTTTCTCACGGCGATTACGCCCAGCGGCACGTATGCGCTCACGCCTGAGGTGGTGCGGCGTTTCAAGGAAGTAGGCGTCTGGATGATGTCGGTCAGTCTCGACGGCTCAACCGCCGAACGCCATGACGCCATTCGCCAGGTGCCGGGCAGTTTCGACCAGACGGTGCGCGCCATCAAGTGGGCGAAAGCCGAAGGCTTGCCGCTTCAAATCAACACGCTGGTATGCGCTGAAACGTATGACGATATCCCCGCCATTGGTGAATTGCTGGCGACGTTGGGCGTGGAGCGGTGGAGCATCTTCTTCCTCGTCTCAACGGGGCGCGGGCGCGTCCTGGGCGACATTACGCCACAGCAAGCCGAAGACCTCTTGATGTGGATTCACAATTTCAGCCGCACAGCCCCCTTTGCCATCAAAACGACCGAAGCGCATCACTATCGGCGTGTGGCGATTCAGCGGACACGGAGCGAAGGATACGACCAGGAGCCGCGCCGCGTGCGCCAGGGCTTCGGTATTCGCGACGGCGCGGGCATCATGTTCATTTCCCACATTGGCGAGATTTACCCCGCCGGCTTCTTGCCCATCGTCGTCGGGAATGTGCGGCGCGATGACCCTGTGCAGGTCTATCGTGAGCATGAGTTGTTCCGCGCCTTGCGTACGCCCGACCTCTTCAAGGGCAAATGTGGGGTGTGTGAGTTCCGCAAGGTTTGTGGCGGTTCGCGTGCGCGCGCCTACGCGGCGACGGGCGACCCGCTGGAAAGCGACCCGCTGTGCGTGTACGTGCCCCCCGCGTGGGAAGCACAGCAAGCGGGCGTGATGGCGCGCTAA
- the hemB gene encoding porphobilinogen synthase, translated as MTRKHEPQTLTSAQFPRVRMRRLRRTPALRRMVRETTLAPDDFIYPLFVTHGRGVKREIPSMPGQYQWSLDMLAAEIEEVAALGIPAVILFGIPASKDPIGTENFAPDGIVQQAIRLIKDVAPELVVVTDVCMCEYTDHGHCGIVHQHGDTFEIANDETLNILQRVVVSHAEAGADIVAPSGMMDGMVGAIREALDSHGFHNVAVLSYAVKYASAFYGPFRDAAESPPQFGDRKTHQMDPANVREALREAALDVAEGADMLMVKPALPYLDVIRAVREAFDLPLAAYNVSGEYSMVKAAAANGWIDERSVVLELLTGIKRAGADLILTYFAKDAARWLQEA; from the coding sequence ATGACACGCAAACATGAACCGCAAACGCTCACAAGCGCGCAGTTTCCGCGTGTGCGTATGCGTCGGTTGCGGCGGACACCCGCTTTACGCCGCATGGTGCGCGAAACAACGCTCGCGCCGGACGACTTCATCTACCCGCTTTTCGTCACCCACGGGCGCGGCGTGAAGCGCGAAATCCCATCCATGCCGGGGCAATACCAGTGGTCGCTGGACATGCTGGCGGCGGAAATTGAAGAAGTTGCCGCATTGGGCATCCCCGCCGTCATCCTGTTTGGTATTCCCGCCAGCAAAGACCCCATCGGTACCGAAAACTTTGCCCCCGATGGGATTGTCCAGCAAGCGATTCGGCTCATCAAGGACGTCGCCCCTGAGTTGGTGGTTGTGACGGACGTTTGCATGTGCGAATACACCGACCATGGCCACTGTGGCATCGTGCATCAACATGGCGACACCTTCGAGATTGCCAACGATGAGACACTGAACATTTTGCAGCGCGTGGTTGTCTCACATGCCGAGGCGGGCGCCGACATTGTCGCCCCAAGCGGCATGATGGATGGCATGGTGGGCGCGATTCGTGAAGCGCTTGACAGCCATGGCTTTCACAACGTGGCGGTGCTCTCCTATGCCGTCAAATACGCCTCCGCCTTCTACGGTCCCTTCCGCGACGCCGCCGAGTCGCCGCCCCAGTTTGGCGACCGCAAGACGCACCAAATGGACCCCGCCAACGTGCGCGAAGCCTTGCGCGAAGCCGCGTTGGACGTTGCCGAGGGGGCGGACATGCTCATGGTCAAGCCTGCACTGCCCTATCTGGATGTGATTCGTGCGGTGCGTGAGGCGTTTGACCTGCCGCTGGCGGCGTACAACGTGAGCGGCGAGTACAGCATGGTGAAAGCGGCCGCCGCCAACGGCTGGATTGACGAGCGGAGTGTGGTGCTTGAACTGTTGACGGGGATCAAGCGTGCAGGCGCCGACCTGATTTTGACCTACTTTGCCAAAGACGCCGCGCGGTGGTTGCAGGAAGCATAA
- a CDS encoding chlorite dismutase family protein — protein MSRIRTLNHFAFFRFTDAYYALDEEQKAPIRAQLLAGLREAAERVDIYQVYPARHEHDIMVWSACNAEEVGVAAEFFQRFARATNPLRRWLTPTFTMWGFTKPSIYSRSERSAQEIDPFAEERKRYMVVYPFVKTVDWYLLRRDTRQGMMNEHIRIGKQYPQITQLLLYSFGLADQEFIVTYETDDLNEFSDLVMELRGSDARKYTERDTPIFTAVYHPAEETLALF, from the coding sequence ATGAGCCGCATTCGGACGTTGAATCACTTTGCCTTTTTCCGTTTCACGGATGCTTACTATGCGCTGGACGAAGAGCAAAAAGCCCCCATTCGGGCGCAATTGCTGGCGGGCTTGCGTGAAGCCGCCGAGCGTGTGGATATTTACCAGGTCTATCCCGCCCGCCATGAACACGACATCATGGTCTGGAGCGCTTGCAACGCCGAGGAAGTGGGCGTGGCGGCGGAATTCTTCCAACGCTTTGCGCGAGCAACCAACCCGTTGCGCCGCTGGCTGACCCCCACCTTCACCATGTGGGGCTTCACCAAGCCATCCATTTACTCGCGCAGTGAGCGCAGCGCGCAAGAGATTGACCCCTTCGCCGAAGAACGCAAGCGCTACATGGTCGTCTATCCCTTCGTGAAAACCGTAGACTGGTACTTGCTGCGCCGCGATACGCGCCAGGGGATGATGAACGAGCATATTCGCATTGGGAAACAATACCCGCAAATCACCCAATTGTTGCTCTATTCGTTTGGGCTTGCTGACCAGGAATTCATCGTCACCTATGAAACCGACGACCTGAACGAATTTTCGGACCTGGTGATGGAATTGCGCGGAAGCGACGCCCGCAAGTACACCGAACGCGATACACCCATCTTTACCGCCGTCTATCACCCAGCCGAAGAGACGCTGGCACTTTTCTAG
- the hemE gene encoding uroporphyrinogen decarboxylase → MNDRFLRACRRESVDTTPVWFMRQAGRFLPEYRALREKHPILEMIKTPELAVEVTLQPLRRFDLDAAIIFADILPLLETMGLELEFVKGEGPVIHNPIRTPDDVAALRVPDAEEIAPFTIEAIRLCRRELDGRVPLIGFSGAPFTLASYAIEGGSSRHYRLTKTFMYAQPQAWHSLMDKLAQVIGAYLQAQAAAGAQALQLFDSWVGALTPNDYAEYVQPYSRRVLDMARQTGVPVIHFSTGTAGMLEQIRATGGDVISIDWRIHLDDAWARIGYDRAIQGNLDPIALMAPWPELRRRAEDILRRAGGRPGHIFNLGHGILPQTPIDNVARLVDFVHEWRVVSPTHEREEQA, encoded by the coding sequence ATGAACGACCGTTTTCTCCGTGCCTGTCGGCGCGAGTCCGTGGATACCACCCCCGTCTGGTTTATGCGCCAGGCGGGACGCTTTTTGCCTGAATATCGCGCCTTGCGCGAAAAACATCCCATCCTGGAGATGATCAAGACGCCGGAACTGGCTGTCGAAGTCACATTGCAGCCCCTGCGCCGCTTTGACCTGGACGCGGCAATCATCTTTGCGGACATTTTGCCGCTGTTGGAGACCATGGGGCTGGAACTTGAATTTGTGAAGGGGGAAGGTCCTGTTATTCACAACCCCATCCGCACGCCTGACGACGTTGCCGCGTTGCGCGTACCAGACGCTGAGGAAATCGCTCCCTTCACCATCGAGGCGATTCGGCTCTGTCGGCGTGAGTTGGATGGGCGCGTGCCGCTGATTGGCTTTTCAGGTGCGCCCTTCACGCTGGCGAGTTATGCCATTGAGGGCGGTTCATCGCGCCACTACCGCCTGACCAAAACCTTCATGTACGCCCAACCGCAGGCGTGGCACAGCCTCATGGACAAGTTGGCGCAGGTGATTGGCGCGTATTTGCAAGCGCAAGCCGCGGCGGGGGCGCAAGCGTTGCAGTTGTTCGACAGTTGGGTGGGGGCGCTCACCCCCAACGATTACGCCGAGTATGTCCAACCTTACTCGCGCCGTGTGCTCGACATGGCGCGCCAAACCGGTGTGCCCGTCATCCATTTCAGCACGGGCACAGCCGGCATGCTCGAACAGATACGCGCCACAGGGGGCGACGTCATCAGCATTGACTGGCGCATCCACCTGGACGACGCCTGGGCGCGTATCGGATACGACCGTGCCATTCAAGGCAATCTCGACCCCATCGCGCTGATGGCGCCCTGGCCTGAACTGCGCCGCCGCGCTGAGGATATTTTGCGCCGCGCGGGTGGTCGCCCCGGCCATATCTTCAACTTGGGGCATGGTATTTTGCCCCAAACCCCGATTGACAACGTCGCGCGGTTGGTGGATTTTGTGCACGAATGGCGTGTTGTTTCGCCAACACATGAAAGAGAGGAGCAAGCATGA
- the hemH gene encoding ferrochelatase has product MSERDPIALLVMAYGGPNSLDDIEPYLLDIRGGRATPPELVEEIRERYALIGGRSPLLDITRAQAEALAAALNADNRATFKPYVGMRHWFPYIREAVEQIVADGVQRVVALVMAPHYSRMSIGAYIKKVEEAVAELGADLDITYVRHWGDHPLYIEAVAEHIREALQKFAPEERERVKLLFTAHSLPAAIMQQGDPYDAQLRTTARLVAEQLGWTEDRWLFCYQSAGASNTKWLGPDINDVLPELAAQGETAVLVAPVGFVADHVEILYDIDIEARQIAEAHGLHLERMASMNTAPRFIEALAAIVREHLAQAERTTA; this is encoded by the coding sequence ATGAGCGAACGAGACCCCATCGCCTTGCTGGTCATGGCATACGGTGGACCCAATTCACTGGACGACATCGAACCCTACTTGCTGGACATTCGCGGCGGTCGCGCGACGCCCCCCGAACTGGTGGAAGAAATTCGCGAGCGCTATGCGCTGATTGGGGGGCGTTCGCCCCTGCTGGATATCACACGCGCCCAAGCCGAAGCGCTTGCCGCCGCCTTGAACGCTGACAACCGCGCCACCTTCAAGCCCTACGTGGGCATGCGCCACTGGTTCCCCTACATTCGCGAAGCCGTCGAGCAGATTGTGGCGGACGGCGTGCAGCGCGTCGTCGCGTTGGTGATGGCGCCGCACTATTCGCGCATGAGCATCGGCGCCTACATCAAGAAGGTTGAGGAAGCGGTGGCCGAATTGGGCGCTGACCTGGACATCACGTATGTGCGCCACTGGGGAGACCATCCTCTCTACATCGAAGCCGTTGCCGAGCATATTCGCGAGGCGTTGCAAAAATTTGCGCCCGAAGAACGCGAGCGCGTCAAACTGCTCTTCACGGCGCACAGTTTGCCCGCCGCCATCATGCAACAGGGAGACCCCTACGACGCCCAATTGCGTACGACGGCGCGGCTGGTCGCTGAGCAGCTCGGCTGGACGGAAGACCGCTGGCTCTTCTGCTATCAGAGTGCGGGGGCAAGCAACACCAAGTGGCTGGGACCCGACATCAACGACGTGCTTCCTGAACTGGCGGCGCAGGGTGAAACAGCGGTGCTTGTTGCGCCGGTGGGCTTTGTGGCAGACCATGTCGAAATTCTCTACGACATTGACATCGAAGCGCGGCAGATTGCCGAAGCGCATGGCTTGCACCTGGAACGTATGGCTTCGATGAACACCGCGCCGCGCTTTATTGAAGCGCTTGCCGCCATTGTTCGCGAACATTTGGCGCAGGCGGAACGCACAACCGCGTAA
- a CDS encoding heme-copper oxidase family protein, producing MPLLSRVYIRTAALYFLAGFTAGALMLAHKGVFLHPIMWRLLPLHIEFLLFGWTFQFALGVAYWILPRFEGGASRGPEAPVWLAYALLNIGVVLIALAGLRGGAPTLTLIGRVCELLAVVSFAVNAWPRVKPFRVDAHEGLVRK from the coding sequence ATGCCTCTGCTCTCGCGCGTCTACATTCGCACGGCGGCGCTCTATTTTCTGGCGGGTTTCACCGCCGGGGCGCTGATGCTGGCACACAAAGGGGTCTTTCTACACCCCATCATGTGGCGGTTGCTGCCCCTGCATATTGAGTTTTTGCTCTTTGGGTGGACATTTCAATTTGCGTTAGGTGTCGCGTACTGGATTTTGCCCCGCTTTGAGGGGGGCGCTTCGCGTGGGCCGGAAGCCCCTGTGTGGCTGGCGTATGCCCTGCTGAATATCGGGGTGGTGTTGATTGCTCTCGCCGGCTTGCGCGGCGGTGCGCCAACACTCACCCTTATTGGGCGCGTGTGTGAATTGCTGGCGGTGGTCAGTTTTGCAGTCAACGCCTGGCCGCGCGTCAAGCCGTTTCGTGTGGATGCGCACGAGGGGCTTGTTCGCAAATGA